In one window of Oncorhynchus clarkii lewisi isolate Uvic-CL-2024 unplaced genomic scaffold, UVic_Ocla_1.0 unplaced_contig_9607_pilon_pilon, whole genome shotgun sequence DNA:
- the LOC139400332 gene encoding DNA oxidative demethylase ALKBH2-like, with product MDTFVSQTRKRYIDGTTDEQREPVLKKCKEEECNQGIVKEDVKEDAYLTEFSQSWQKIEAEGLDCDYALLFPKEEADCLYTQLEEEVVYLTGDKTKIQVFGKVYNVPRKQASCGDAGLTYTYSGVSLQASPWTPTLEYIRDAVTKATGQTFNFVLINRYKDGHDHMGEHRDDERELDPLCPIASVSLGAVRDFVFRHLESRGKQRRRQINPVKLELAHGSLLLMNSPTNTHWYHSLPARKRVLTPRINLTFRRILQDGKK from the exons ATGGATACATTTGTGAGTCAAACCAGGAAGCGCTATATTGATGGGAcaacagatgaacagagagaacCTGTGTTGAAAAAATGTAAAGAGGAAGAATGCAATCAGGGGATTGTAAAGGAGGATGTGAAGGAGGATGCCTATTTGACTGAGTTCTCTCAGTCTTGGCAGAAGATTGAAGCAGAGGGACTGGACTGTGACTATGCTCTACTCTTTCCTAAAGAGGAAGCAGACTGCCTCTACACACagctggaggaggaggtagtCTACCTCACAG GAGATAAAACAAAGATTCAGGTGTTTGGGAAGGTTTACAATGTCCCCAGAAAGCAGGCGTCTTGTGGGGACGCAGGACTAACCTACACCTATTCTGGAGTGAGTCTTCAGGCTAGCCCGTGGACTCCAACCTTGGAGTACATTCGTGATGCTGTTACAAAGGCAACAGGGCAAACCTTCAACTTCGTCCTGATTAACAG GTACAAAGATGGACATGATCACATGGGTGAGCACCGTGATGATGAGCGGGAACTGGACCCCCTCTGTCCCATCGCCTCCGTATCCCTGGGGGCGGTCCGGGACTTTGTTTTCAGACACCTGGAGTCACGGGGAAAACAGCGCCGACGGCAGATCAACCCGGTGAAGCTTGAACTGGCCCACGGAAGCCTGCTCCTCATGAACTCTCCCACAAACACCCACTGGTACCACAGCCTGCCAGCCCGCAAGAGGGTCCTCACACCCCGCATCAACCTTACCTTCAGACGCATCCTCCAAGACGGCAAGAAATGA